Within the Chryseobacterium geocarposphaerae genome, the region AAATAATAAACTTCATTTCGGATATCTCCTTTTGCAGGATATTTTTTAGGATAATCTACTTTTTCACCAAAAATTTCACTGCTCAAAGGATAAGACATCTGTACATTAAAGCCCTGTAAACTAAAATGACCAAAGTCTTCGGTTCTTATCCCGGTTTCTGCTCCCGGCTCAAATATAATTCTATAGGGGTCTAATGATAAACTTGTATTTACAGTAAGCTTGTTATTAAAAAAAGACGATTGCCCGTTGATTGTCATTATAGACCAAGGATGATCTTTTGCCGCAAAATTATAATTCCCGGCAAGGCTTAGTGATTCAAAGATTTTTACTTTTTTCAATCCGGTGGAATCACTTTTTGATTTTACTTTCATTTCAATATTGTTTCCAATATTAAAATTAAGCGCTCCTACCATTCCTGTAGTTGGAGATCCTATAATTCCGTTATTTTCAAAAATAGAATAAGGTGTAAGCGCACCATTTGCTGTATAATAATTTTTATAGTACCCGAATTTTGTATCTCCAAAATCAGGGGAATAAGTAAACCCAATGCTTGGTGTCACCACATGTCTGATTGCTTCAATAGTCGATCCTTTTTTAAAGTTTGCCTGACCGTATAATGTAGTCTGAATACTTGCAGTAGTAGAAAAAGTGGAATATCCTGCAATTTTATTATTCATTTTATTCACCACTTCCATTTCAACAGGATCATAATACTTCGTTAATGTTTTAGTGGTTAAAGCATTGTCAATATTCGCCCCTAAACTAAAAGTAAAATATTTTGCAACTGTAGTATTCGTTCCCAGTGTAATATTATTCTTTATTCCGGTCTGCAATTTATCCCACATTGCTTTTTTAAACAATTCACCACTATTGGCCTGAACATAATTATTAAGGTTCAAACTTGTATTCACAGTAATATTTTCAAGAAGCCCACTTCTTGTTCCGGTTTTTGACTTGAACAAATAAAATTGGTTTACCGCTACATTCATCTGAGGAAGTCGCAAATCTGAAAGCCCGGTTGCAAAGTTTTGTGAGTAAGAGGCAGTTCCTGTAATTGTAATAGGCAGTGTTAGGAACCTTTTGGTAAGCGTTAATGTTGAATTCTGTTGTGTCTGCAGCACACTCTGATCCAAAATATAACCATTGTTTACCGTATTATTATAGAATGTCTGGCTGGTTGCATTAACAGAAGCAGAGAATGTTAAAAACGGATTAGCTTTTGTATCCTGTGTATGGGTCCATGCAATCCTATAAGTTCCTGTTTCGGTATAATTTTCAAGTCCTTTTATTCCTCTAATAGTCTTTCCTATGTCCGCTGAAAAGCTACCCGAATACCTATATTTTTTTAAATAATGCATTTCGGGACGTAAGTTCCAGCTTCCTTTTGTATAAATATCTGCTAGAACTTTGAGATCGAAATGCTCCCCGATAGGCTGATAATATCCGATCCCGTTTAAAAAGAATCCTACATCCTGTCGCTCTCCAAAACTAGGAATTAAAATTCCGGCAGATCTTTTAGAAGAAAAAGGAAGGATGGCAAAAGGCAAGATGAGTGGAGTCGGAATCTCCTCAATATACATCCTGATGGGTCCTGTTACAATCTGGGAATTGTTTTTTGTCTTGATTAATTTAATATTGGAAGCCCTCATTTTATAATCGGGCAAAGTATCTTTCTTTTGGATAAAATAAGTATCAGTAGTGTAATCTCCGTTCTTCATTGCAAATACAGTATCACTGTATTTCTTTGTTTTCTGTGCTATGATAACTCCTTCACTTTCTTCCGTTCGAGCATTATAAGCAATAGCCTGCCTGGTTTTGGTATTATAGCTGAATTCTGTTGTTTCATACTTTTTCCCCCCTTGATTGGTGATTACATTTTCTATAATCTTTCCGGAAGCATCCTGCTTTCCTCTTGCATAAATCAAACTTCTTTCATGATCTATCGAAATATAATCTGCATCTATCTGCATATCCTGGTATTTCACCTGGGCATTTTTCAACAGATAGGTCATTTTCTTCTGAACATCATTTCGCTCTTCATCAGCTTTTGTTCTCAGAACATCTTCTAAAGATTCTTTTTTTACAGCAATGGTATCCTTTTGGATAATAGTATCATTAACCGCACTTTTAGGCAATTTTTCAGGCGTTTTCTGTGCTAAAAAATTGTTAAAAATTAGGATAATTAAAATTTGTAATATATTTTTGGAGACGGTTTTGGCCAATTTTATGTTATATAATTAAGGTCCAAAATTAATATAATTTTTAAAACTGTAAGATGTACAAACAAAATTTTAAAATAATTTTATCATTTCTTGCGATACTCCTTTTCAACTTTTCCTCTGCTCAAAAAAAATTCACCGTAGTCTTAGATGCAGGTCATGGCGGAGGAGATATAGGAGCCAACAGAAACTACTCTGATATAGGGCTTGTACAAGAAAAAGACGTTACACTCGGCATCGTTCTTAAACTGGGAGCCATGCTTGAGAAAAATAAAGACTTTAAAGTCATATACACCCGTAAGATTGACGAATATCCTTCTTTAACGGACAGAACCAATATCGCCAACAGAAGTAAAGCGGATTTATTTATTTCCGTACACGTAAACTCATCTCCGAGTAAAACAGCTACCGCAAGAGGAACAGAAACCTTTGTACAGGGGCCTGCCCAAAACAGAGAAAACCTGGAGGTAGCAAAACAGGAAAATAATGTGATTTACCTTGATGAAAAAGATAAAGAAACATTCTCCTCTTATGATCCCTCCTCACCGGAATCATTGATTGCCTTAAAATTACAGCAGAGCAAATATCTCGAAAACAGTCTTATTTTAGGAACCTTTGTGGAAGATAATTTTGCTAAAACAGGAAGGTATTCCCGTGGAGTAAAACAGGAAAACCTCCACATCTTAAGAAGAAGCGCCATGCCTTCTATTTTAATTGAAACTGGTTTTGTCAACAATTATGATGATGCAGCATTTTTAAATTCCGAACAGGGACGACAAGAGACTGCTGAAAATATTTATAAAGCTATTATTGATTATAAAAAGGCGGTGGACCGAAAAACTTCTTCAGGTACCATTGTGAAAAAACCTGAGCCGGAAAAACCTGCCGAAGTTGCTTTGAAAAACGATTTCAGAATACTTCTAATCACTTCATCTGTAAAATATAATGACGGAGACCCTGCTTTAAAAGGACTTAATTATATTCTGACCATAAAAGAAGGAGGAGTTTACAAATATTACTACAGTGTTACGAACATGGCCTCAACGAGAGACATCAATCTTAGAACCGCAAAAGATGCCGGATTTAAAAACGCATACGCTGTCGGGTTTATGCCTAACCAGAAACTGAGTACCGGGTATTATACCATTGAATTATATGCAGGTCCGGATAAACTGAGCAGCAATTCTTTCATTCTTCAGTCTCTTAAAGATGTAGACAGAACCAAGACCAATGGAACCTTCTACTACACCTATGGAAAGGCGGATTCTTTAGAAGGAGCAATAGACCTCCAAAAAGACCTTGAGAAGAAGGGAATTAAAAACACTGTTATTCAGAAAGTTTACAAATAGGTCAAAAAATAATTTTGAAGTTTAAAAGTTTATTTATACTTTTGCAACCTCAAAATTTGGCCTATTCGTCTAGTGGTTAGGACTCAAGATTTTCATTCTTGCAACAGGGGTTCGATTCCCCTATAGGCTACAAATAAAAGATAATATTAACTCGCGAGAGGATAAATTAAAAAAACCAAAAATTTTTAAATTTTTTAAAAAATAAATTTGGTAGATAAAAAAAAAGTTTATACTTTTGCACTCACATTTGAACGATATGGCAAATCATAAATCAGCATTAAAGAGAATTAGACAGAACGAAGCAAGAAAACTTCGTAACAGATACTACCACAAGACTGCTAGAACAGCAATGAAAGTATTGAGAAATGAAGAGGACAAAGCTGCTGCTGCAGAACAATTGCCAAAGGTTATCTCTTTGTTGGATAAATTAGCTAAGAAAAACATTATCCACAAAAACAAAGCAGCTAACTTGAAAAGCAAATTAACTAAGCACGTTAATAAACTAGCTTAATAAGTATAGTTGGCCCGTTCGTCTATCGGTTAGGACCTCAGATTTTCATTCTGGTAAGAGGGGTTCGATTCCCCTACGGGCTACAAGATTTAATTACTACTCTAACCTGGTAATTAAATAAGAGTTGAAACTTATAAAAACAAAAAGCTAACCCTGCATTTGCAAAAGTAGATGGCCCGTTCGTCTATCGGTTAGGACCTCAGATTTTCATTCTGGTAAGAGGGGTTCGATTCCCCTACGGGCTACTTAAAAGAGATTCAAAAATGAATCTCTTTTTATTTTACCCAACTTTCTTTATTCAATTATAAAAATAATATCATTTATTTCTGACAAAGTGAAATTTAATGTATATCTTTGCAATTCATCAGATGATATGATGTATTAAAATATGCAGATCCAAAGAAAAACATTAGCACAGGAAGTGGCAGATCGATTGATTGAAGGAATCGTCAGCAATGAATATGCTGTTGGGGAGAAATTGCCTACCGAGCCTGAACTTATGAAAATCTACGGAGTGGGAAGATCAAGCATTCGTGAAGCCATCAAAATACTTTCGATTCAAGGAGTATTGGATGTGCAACAGGGAGTGGGGACTTTTGTTATTTCTAATATCATTCATGAATCGCTGGAATCTCAGATGGATAAGGCGCAGATTGAAGATGTACAGGAAGTGCGTTCTTTACTGGATGCTAAAATTGCAGCCAAGGCAGCACTACATCGTGATGAAGAACAGTTGGAGAAAATCCAATTCTATCTGAATCAAAGAAATACATTGGCGGAAGAAAAAAAAGCACTGGAATGTTATCAGGCAGATATCAATTTCCACATTGCCATTGCCGAAGCCTGTGGAAACAGTCTTTTAAAGGAAATTTATAAAATAACAAGTTCCCATATTTTGAGATCTTTTGAAATCAGGCATAATGACACTTCCTCTTTTATTATTTCCCAGGCTATTCATGAACGACTGTATTTGGCTATAGAAAATAAAAATGCGGAGGAAGCAGCCTTTATTGCTCAACAAATTGTTGATCAGATTTATTAAAAATTAAACTTTTAACAAAATTCATCAGATGATCTTATGAATTGAAATTATTATGGAAAATATCACAACAAAAAACATCGACACCAACAAAATTGTCTATCCTATTTTATTTATGATCAGTTTCTCCCATTTTTTAAATGACCTGATCCAATCTACCATTCCTTCACTCTACCCCATCGTGAAAGGTGAATTTAATTTATCTTTTGCCCAAATTGGAATTATCACACTGGTATTTCAGCTTACAGCTTCCATTTTACAGCCATTCGTCGGAATTTATACCGATAAAAAGCCGAATCCAAGATCTCTGGCTATCGGAATGGGATTATCAATGGCAGGTTTATTATTGCTGGCAGCAGCTCAACAATATTACGTAATCCTGATTGCAGTCGGGCTAATCGGAATGGGATCATCCGTTTTTCACCCTGAAGCATCAAGAGTAGCTCAATTAGCTTCCGGAGGACAGAAAGGTTTGGCACAATCTATCTTTCAGGTTGGCGGAAATTCAGGGAGTGCTATTGGGCCTCTATTGGTTGCATTAATTATCCTCCCGTTAGGAAAAGGCTATGTCGGTCTTTTTGCCATTGCAGCGTTTATCGGGATCATTGTTCTGTGGAGAATCGGAAACTGGTACGCAGAAAGATTAAGCTTAAAAAAATCATCAAAACATCCGAGTGATATTATCCATATCAATCTATCCCGTAAAAAAGTTATTTTTTCAATTACCATCTTATTAGCACTGGTATTTTCTAAATACATTTATCTGGCGTCGATGACCAATTATTTTACATTCTTCCTGATTGATAAATTTCATATTTCTGTAAAGGACTCTCAGTTGTACTTATTCATGTTTCTTGCAGCAGTGGCAGTAGGAACTATTTTAGGGGGAAAATTAGGAGATAAATACGGAAGAAAGAAAATTATCTGGATCTCAATTCTAGGAGCGGCTCCGTTTACGCTTTGCCTGCCTTATCTTTCCTTATTCTGGACCATCACTTTTGCTGTTATCATCGGATTAATTATTGCTTCGGCATTTTCGGCAATCCTGGTATTTGCGACTGATCTTTTGCCTAATAAAATAGGATTGGTTGCAGGATTGTTCTTTGGATTTATGTTTGGAATGGGCGGAATCGGTTCGGCCGTATTAGGAGCAGTTGCAGACGATACCAGTATTGAATATGTATTTAAAATCTGCGCATTTTTACCATTAATGGGAATCATCACCGCATTTCTGCCTAATCTAAAAAAATAAAGAAACCTCCACCTTTTCTCGGTGGAGGTTAACAACAAGTGTTCCATTACTACTTTAAAATATCAGTTAAATCCCGAGATTCAGGAAAATACTGAAACGGGATTTAGCTTCAATATCACCTCCCGCCAAACGGGAATATACGGGAAGCATGACTTCACTTCCCAAGCTGAATCTTTTATAAGAGGTTTCAAAACCAATTTTACCATACAAAGCGCTTCCTGCTGTATTAGGTAAAACCTCATCAAATTGTCTGTTTCTGTCATAAACTTCCCCCTGGAAACCTGCCTTTCCCGAAAAAACAGTTATATCATTTCCTAAAAGCTGGTAAAAGCCTGTTGCCGCATAATTCCACTGGTTTCCGAAATGGTAATGTTTTTTATTTTCAGTTTTAACAATGTAATCTGTATTCAGCAGAACAGCGATCTTATTTTTCTGAAATTTATAATTGACAACCATCTGATAATCCCAACTTCCTGTTCCTAACTGAAAGCTCGGATTGACACCTGTAATACCCTTTTCATCAAATTTCCCCAGCGGAAGTTTCAGTCCAAATCCTCCATTCAGCTGATGGGTATTATCTTTTGAATTCAAAAACTGATAAATTCCCATCAGGTTCAAATCTCCGATTCCATTGATATTGATATCTCCCTGCATAGTTTTCTTTTCATGGAAATGAAACGGTAAGCTTGCATACACACTTAGT harbors:
- a CDS encoding putative LPS assembly protein LptD, whose amino-acid sequence is MAKTVSKNILQILIILIFNNFLAQKTPEKLPKSAVNDTIIQKDTIAVKKESLEDVLRTKADEERNDVQKKMTYLLKNAQVKYQDMQIDADYISIDHERSLIYARGKQDASGKIIENVITNQGGKKYETTEFSYNTKTRQAIAYNARTEESEGVIIAQKTKKYSDTVFAMKNGDYTTDTYFIQKKDTLPDYKMRASNIKLIKTKNNSQIVTGPIRMYIEEIPTPLILPFAILPFSSKRSAGILIPSFGERQDVGFFLNGIGYYQPIGEHFDLKVLADIYTKGSWNLRPEMHYLKKYRYSGSFSADIGKTIRGIKGLENYTETGTYRIAWTHTQDTKANPFLTFSASVNATSQTFYNNTVNNGYILDQSVLQTQQNSTLTLTKRFLTLPITITGTASYSQNFATGLSDLRLPQMNVAVNQFYLFKSKTGTRSGLLENITVNTSLNLNNYVQANSGELFKKAMWDKLQTGIKNNITLGTNTTVAKYFTFSLGANIDNALTTKTLTKYYDPVEMEVVNKMNNKIAGYSTFSTTASIQTTLYGQANFKKGSTIEAIRHVVTPSIGFTYSPDFGDTKFGYYKNYYTANGALTPYSIFENNGIIGSPTTGMVGALNFNIGNNIEMKVKSKSDSTGLKKVKIFESLSLAGNYNFAAKDHPWSIMTINGQSSFFNNKLTVNTSLSLDPYRIIFEPGAETGIRTEDFGHFSLQGFNVQMSYPLSSEIFGEKVDYPKKYPAKGDIRNEVYYFDDDNYAHFDQAWTLNISTNYQYSKGLSRTPNRMASLGLDGSIKLTPYWNITGSTHYDLVTKDLALTRIGFSRDQRSFTINFNWVPFGRYKVYDFFIGIKANILSDALKYKDRSFTQPNAPF
- a CDS encoding N-acetylmuramoyl-L-alanine amidase family protein, producing MYKQNFKIILSFLAILLFNFSSAQKKFTVVLDAGHGGGDIGANRNYSDIGLVQEKDVTLGIVLKLGAMLEKNKDFKVIYTRKIDEYPSLTDRTNIANRSKADLFISVHVNSSPSKTATARGTETFVQGPAQNRENLEVAKQENNVIYLDEKDKETFSSYDPSSPESLIALKLQQSKYLENSLILGTFVEDNFAKTGRYSRGVKQENLHILRRSAMPSILIETGFVNNYDDAAFLNSEQGRQETAENIYKAIIDYKKAVDRKTSSGTIVKKPEPEKPAEVALKNDFRILLITSSVKYNDGDPALKGLNYILTIKEGGVYKYYYSVTNMASTRDINLRTAKDAGFKNAYAVGFMPNQKLSTGYYTIELYAGPDKLSSNSFILQSLKDVDRTKTNGTFYYTYGKADSLEGAIDLQKDLEKKGIKNTVIQKVYK
- the rpsT gene encoding 30S ribosomal protein S20, encoding MANHKSALKRIRQNEARKLRNRYYHKTARTAMKVLRNEEDKAAAAEQLPKVISLLDKLAKKNIIHKNKAANLKSKLTKHVNKLA
- a CDS encoding FadR/GntR family transcriptional regulator — translated: MQIQRKTLAQEVADRLIEGIVSNEYAVGEKLPTEPELMKIYGVGRSSIREAIKILSIQGVLDVQQGVGTFVISNIIHESLESQMDKAQIEDVQEVRSLLDAKIAAKAALHRDEEQLEKIQFYLNQRNTLAEEKKALECYQADINFHIAIAEACGNSLLKEIYKITSSHILRSFEIRHNDTSSFIISQAIHERLYLAIENKNAEEAAFIAQQIVDQIY
- a CDS encoding MFS transporter, which translates into the protein MENITTKNIDTNKIVYPILFMISFSHFLNDLIQSTIPSLYPIVKGEFNLSFAQIGIITLVFQLTASILQPFVGIYTDKKPNPRSLAIGMGLSMAGLLLLAAAQQYYVILIAVGLIGMGSSVFHPEASRVAQLASGGQKGLAQSIFQVGGNSGSAIGPLLVALIILPLGKGYVGLFAIAAFIGIIVLWRIGNWYAERLSLKKSSKHPSDIIHINLSRKKVIFSITILLALVFSKYIYLASMTNYFTFFLIDKFHISVKDSQLYLFMFLAAVAVGTILGGKLGDKYGRKKIIWISILGAAPFTLCLPYLSLFWTITFAVIIGLIIASAFSAILVFATDLLPNKIGLVAGLFFGFMFGMGGIGSAVLGAVADDTSIEYVFKICAFLPLMGIITAFLPNLKK
- a CDS encoding transporter, encoding MKKFFLIIGLILLNGFQAKTIHDSLFIPKYFNPVVLDDCDACGCAAGNGSSGFESLLNPQFIGIKYFAQHYKAKENLFVKDLTKDQYFNTIQLWGKIPLTKKLSVYASLPFHFHEKKTMQGDININGIGDLNLMGIYQFLNSKDNTHQLNGGFGLKLPLGKFDEKGITGVNPSFQLGTGSWDYQMVVNYKFQKNKIAVLLNTDYIVKTENKKHYHFGNQWNYAATGFYQLLGNDITVFSGKAGFQGEVYDRNRQFDEVLPNTAGSALYGKIGFETSYKRFSLGSEVMLPVYSRLAGGDIEAKSRFSIFLNLGI